From Candidatus Bathyarchaeota archaeon, a single genomic window includes:
- a CDS encoding HD domain-containing protein: MVSIEEALDRVRHHVRNPNLIKHMIAVSSIMRGLADRLGEDPELWGAVGMLHDIDYEEVGEDWERHGLLSAMMVSDLLPEAALHAIRSHNQMTGVKAESRMDLALIAADALSGLVVATALMMPGKRLEEVKVSSLRRKFRDGSFARSVSRDNIMRCEGLGIKLEEFFEIGLESMRKVAAEIGL; encoded by the coding sequence ATGGTCTCAATTGAGGAAGCCCTAGATAGAGTGAGGCATCATGTCAGAAACCCCAATCTGATAAAGCATATGATAGCGGTCTCCTCGATAATGCGTGGGCTGGCTGATAGGCTGGGGGAGGACCCTGAGCTGTGGGGGGCGGTGGGCATGCTCCACGATATAGACTATGAGGAGGTTGGAGAGGACTGGGAGAGGCATGGCCTCCTATCAGCCATGATGGTCTCAGATCTCCTCCCCGAGGCCGCCCTCCACGCTATAAGGTCTCACAACCAGATGACTGGAGTTAAGGCTGAGAGCAGGATGGATTTAGCCCTCATCGCCGCTGACGCTCTCTCGGGCTTGGTAGTCGCCACAGCCCTCATGATGCCCGGGAAGAGGCTTGAGGAGGTCAAGGTGAGCAGCCTCAGGAGGAAATTCAGGGACGGCTCCTTCGCGAGGAGTGTGAGCAGGGATAACATAATGAGGTGTGAAGGGCTGGGCATAAAACTCGAAGAGTTCTTCGAGATAGGCCTAGAGTCGATGAGGAAGGTGGCGGCTGAAATAGGCCTATAG
- a CDS encoding amidohydrolase, translating into MFSSGSCKADLVLMNGKVVTVDPSFRIAEAIAVKGERIVAVGSNEEVKGFAGDGTEVIDLEGRTVLPGLIDSHIHMLGTGLSMFMIDCRTPPRSSISDIIDAVRERAERLRPGDWIEGRGWDQAKLAEHRFPTRWDLDKAAPENPVILTRTCGHIVVVNSRALEIAGISRDTPQPSGGVIDKDESGEPTGILREAPAFNLVRRCIPPPTFERKVEAIGMASKALNEAGITGVIEPGLSAEDMRAYQKALSDGKLTVRVSMMLRGLEGGEPIEEGLRRIREFPLLTGFGCSMLRFLGLKLLIDGGIGGRTALLREPYEGEPENYGVLTLPRESLQRLVDEANQQGMTVGVHCAGGGAMDIVLEAFKETDRRRSIGGRRYTLIHAYQPTRGNIEDCRLLGVVVASQPSFLYYLGDSYYENVGPRRASELLPHRSWIDGGVLVASGTDSPVTPYHPFVSLWASIARRTEVKNLELGRGEGVTREEAIRMYTWNGAYASFMEGLTGSIEPGKLADLIIIDRDILTCPEDEIKDVRVLRTILGGRTVYKA; encoded by the coding sequence ATGTTTAGTTCAGGGTCATGCAAGGCGGACCTAGTTCTTATGAATGGGAAGGTTGTAACCGTTGACCCCAGCTTCAGGATAGCGGAGGCGATAGCGGTCAAGGGTGAGCGGATAGTCGCAGTGGGCTCAAACGAGGAGGTCAAAGGGTTTGCGGGAGATGGAACCGAGGTTATAGACCTGGAGGGGAGGACGGTCCTACCTGGATTGATAGACTCCCACATCCACATGCTCGGGACAGGTTTAAGTATGTTCATGATAGACTGCAGGACCCCGCCTAGGAGCTCTATATCAGATATCATCGATGCCGTGAGGGAGAGGGCTGAGAGGCTCAGGCCTGGGGATTGGATCGAGGGGAGGGGCTGGGACCAGGCGAAGCTGGCGGAGCATAGGTTTCCCACGAGGTGGGATCTCGACAAGGCTGCGCCGGAGAACCCGGTCATCCTGACAAGGACATGTGGGCACATCGTAGTGGTGAACAGCAGGGCCTTGGAGATCGCTGGGATCAGCAGGGATACCCCCCAGCCCTCGGGGGGCGTGATCGATAAGGATGAGAGCGGTGAACCCACCGGGATCCTTAGGGAGGCGCCGGCCTTCAACCTCGTGAGGAGGTGTATACCTCCCCCAACATTTGAGAGGAAGGTTGAGGCAATAGGTATGGCATCTAAGGCCCTTAACGAGGCGGGGATAACTGGGGTGATAGAGCCTGGGCTATCAGCCGAGGATATGAGGGCTTATCAGAAGGCCCTATCGGATGGGAAGCTGACGGTCAGGGTCAGCATGATGCTCAGGGGGCTGGAGGGGGGAGAACCCATAGAGGAGGGGTTAAGGAGGATCAGGGAGTTCCCATTACTCACGGGCTTCGGCTGCAGCATGCTCAGATTCCTGGGGTTGAAGCTCCTCATAGATGGGGGGATCGGAGGCCGAACAGCTCTTCTAAGGGAGCCATATGAGGGGGAGCCCGAGAACTATGGCGTCCTCACCCTCCCTAGAGAGAGCCTCCAGAGGCTGGTTGATGAGGCTAACCAGCAGGGCATGACAGTGGGGGTCCACTGTGCAGGGGGAGGGGCGATGGACATTGTCCTAGAGGCCTTTAAGGAGACAGATAGGAGGAGGAGCATCGGGGGGAGGAGGTATACCCTTATCCACGCGTACCAGCCTACCAGGGGGAACATCGAGGACTGCCGCCTCCTAGGGGTCGTCGTCGCCTCTCAGCCCAGCTTCCTATACTACCTCGGAGACAGCTACTACGAGAATGTGGGACCCAGGAGGGCCTCAGAGCTCCTGCCCCACAGGTCCTGGATAGATGGAGGTGTCCTGGTCGCCTCTGGGACGGACTCCCCAGTCACCCCATACCACCCCTTCGTGAGCCTCTGGGCATCCATAGCCAGGAGGACCGAGGTCAAAAACCTGGAGTTGGGGAGGGGGGAGGGGGTGACCAGGGAGGAGGCGATAAGGATGTATACCTGGAATGGGGCCTACGCATCCTTCATGGAGGGGCTAACGGGGAGCATAGAGCCGGGGAAGCTCGCGGACCTGATCATAATAGACAGGGATATCCTCACATGTCCGGAGGACGAGATAAAGGATGTGAGGGTCCTTAGAACAATACTGGGAGGCAGGACCGTTTACAAGGCCTAG
- a CDS encoding RtcB family protein, translated as MSIPINQVEELVWEVPKSSDPRMRVPARIYADRELLEMMRRDETLRQTVNMTYLPGILKYAVTLPDGHQGYGFPIGGVAAFDEDEGVISPGGVGYDINCGVNLMRTDMKYEEVKPKLSELIDRIFRLVPSGVGVGSKLRLTKMEQDRAVVEGVEWAIERGYGWPEDTQHMEDFGRMAEANPDKVSSKAKERGLSQLGTLGAGNHFLEVARVREIYDPSTAKVFGITEPDQVIVWVHTGSRGYGHQIASDYIRVMDRAVSKYGINIPDRELVCAPVKSREAEDYFQAMACAINWAFINRHIITHLVRQAFQETFKMEAEDLGMRLIYSMTHNTAKKEEHLVEGKRRRVVVHRKGASRAFGPGREGLPKDYLEVGQPVLLVGTMGTASYLLVGTEKGEDLSFASTAHGAGRVMSRAGAKRHYTSREIVAALKRKGIEIRAASDEVVEEEAPDSYKDIHRVAEVSHKVGIGRKVMMATPIAVTKG; from the coding sequence ATGAGCATCCCCATCAATCAGGTTGAGGAGCTGGTCTGGGAGGTTCCTAAGAGCAGCGATCCGAGGATGAGGGTCCCCGCGAGGATCTACGCCGACAGGGAGCTTTTGGAGATGATGAGGAGGGATGAGACCCTCAGGCAGACGGTCAATATGACCTACCTCCCAGGGATCCTAAAGTATGCAGTCACCCTCCCCGACGGACACCAAGGGTACGGCTTCCCCATAGGTGGGGTTGCAGCCTTCGACGAGGATGAGGGGGTGATATCCCCTGGGGGTGTCGGCTACGACATAAACTGCGGGGTTAACCTGATGAGGACGGACATGAAATACGAGGAGGTCAAACCGAAGCTTAGCGAGCTCATAGATAGGATATTCAGGCTGGTTCCATCCGGGGTAGGGGTGGGGAGTAAGCTTCGCCTAACCAAGATGGAGCAGGACAGGGCCGTCGTGGAGGGAGTGGAGTGGGCTATAGAGCGGGGGTATGGCTGGCCCGAGGACACGCAGCATATGGAGGACTTCGGGAGAATGGCCGAGGCGAACCCCGATAAGGTTTCGAGCAAGGCGAAGGAGAGGGGCCTAAGCCAGCTGGGAACCCTGGGGGCTGGAAACCACTTCCTAGAGGTGGCCAGGGTGAGGGAGATCTACGACCCCTCAACTGCGAAGGTCTTCGGCATAACCGAGCCGGACCAGGTGATAGTCTGGGTGCACACTGGTTCTAGGGGCTACGGCCACCAGATAGCAAGCGACTACATAAGGGTTATGGACAGGGCGGTCAGCAAATACGGGATAAACATCCCAGACAGAGAGCTAGTCTGCGCACCGGTGAAGAGCAGGGAGGCGGAGGACTACTTCCAGGCGATGGCCTGCGCGATAAACTGGGCCTTCATAAACAGGCATATAATAACCCACCTAGTTAGGCAGGCCTTCCAAGAGACCTTCAAGATGGAGGCAGAGGATCTGGGTATGAGGCTCATCTACAGTATGACCCACAACACTGCGAAGAAGGAGGAGCACCTGGTAGAGGGGAAGAGGAGGAGGGTGGTGGTACACAGGAAGGGGGCCTCGAGGGCCTTCGGCCCCGGTAGGGAGGGCCTCCCGAAAGACTACCTCGAGGTCGGCCAGCCCGTCCTCCTCGTAGGAACCATGGGGACGGCGAGCTACCTCCTCGTGGGGACGGAGAAGGGGGAGGACCTATCCTTCGCCAGCACAGCCCACGGAGCCGGAAGGGTTATGTCAAGGGCGGGGGCGAAGAGGCACTACACGAGCAGGGAGATAGTCGCAGCCCTCAAGAGGAAGGGGATAGAGATCAGGGCTGCGAGCGACGAGGTGGTCGAGGAGGAGGCCCCCGACAGCTACAAGGACATCCACAGGGTCGCAGAGGTGAGCCATAAGGTCGGCATAGGCCGGAAGGTGATGATGGCAACCCCAATAGCCGTAACAAAGGGCTGA
- a CDS encoding CTP-dependent riboflavin kinase, protein MSQHRKEGKLSPSLWFTLYHLLTQGAGVRPIRISTTKLSKSLGCSQQSASRHLRLLEDLRLLSRRIEADGSLLKITEAGLNALGEVYHGLKRHLEGEEAESLVFDGRVFSGLYEGAYYLSLPGYRAQIKEKLGFDPYPGTLNLRISEEDMERRRRLDRLPSIRIEGFMDMGRGFGGARCYPLLVNEEVEGALIIADRSSYKNDVMEIISPIYLRGHFGLEDGDWVRIRIYVRSI, encoded by the coding sequence TTGTCCCAGCACAGAAAGGAGGGTAAGTTAAGCCCAAGCCTATGGTTTACCCTGTATCATCTCCTTACCCAAGGGGCTGGGGTTCGCCCCATCAGGATATCCACAACCAAGCTATCTAAAAGCCTCGGATGCTCGCAGCAGAGCGCCTCAAGGCATCTTAGGCTTCTCGAGGATCTAAGGCTCCTCTCAAGGCGTATAGAGGCTGACGGGAGCCTCCTGAAGATAACCGAAGCCGGATTGAACGCCTTGGGCGAGGTCTACCACGGCTTGAAGAGGCATCTGGAGGGGGAAGAGGCTGAATCATTAGTCTTCGATGGCCGAGTCTTCAGCGGCCTTTACGAGGGGGCATACTACCTCTCCCTGCCGGGTTACAGGGCTCAGATAAAGGAGAAGCTAGGCTTCGACCCCTACCCTGGAACCCTGAACCTGAGGATAAGCGAGGAGGATATGGAGAGGAGGAGGAGGCTTGACCGTCTCCCATCGATACGCATAGAGGGATTCATGGATATGGGAAGGGGCTTCGGAGGGGCTCGATGCTATCCCCTACTCGTGAACGAGGAGGTTGAGGGAGCCCTGATAATAGCCGATAGATCATCATATAAAAACGATGTAATGGAGATAATCTCCCCAATCTACCTTAGAGGGCACTTCGGACTTGAAGATGGGGACTGGGTCAGGATAAGGATATATGTACGCTCTATATGA
- a CDS encoding MBL fold metallo-hydrolase, whose product MSTTTESMRNLHSLGLAPEDFDKVILTHAHPDHTGGNLDSHGKPAFPNARYIISKAEWDFWMLKAEEELKLPEEAKKLLINLARCNLLQVKDQLDLVGEIEVAPGISLIEASRHTPGQMVVAVNSIEEKLLCLSDTVLHPIHLERPEWFSSVAVRPQKTVSTRKNS is encoded by the coding sequence ATGTCCACAACCACGGAAAGCATGCGGAACCTGCATTCATTAGGCTTGGCTCCGGAGGACTTCGACAAGGTGATACTGACCCACGCTCATCCAGACCACACCGGCGGAAACCTTGACAGCCATGGCAAACCAGCATTCCCCAACGCCCGTTACATAATATCTAAGGCTGAATGGGACTTCTGGATGCTTAAGGCAGAAGAAGAACTCAAACTTCCAGAAGAAGCCAAGAAACTGCTAATCAATTTGGCACGCTGCAATCTTCTACAGGTCAAAGACCAACTGGACTTAGTAGGGGAAATTGAAGTCGCTCCAGGCATCAGCCTAATTGAAGCATCACGGCATACCCCTGGCCAGATGGTTGTTGCAGTAAATTCTATTGAAGAGAAGCTGCTATGTCTCTCAGACACTGTGCTACACCCAATACATCTGGAGAGACCTGAGTGGTTTTCTTCCGTCGCAGTCCGTCCTCAGAAAACCGTTTCAACAAGAAAAAACTCATAA
- a CDS encoding FAD synthase, whose translation MTVVIASGVFDLLHYGHIRFLEEAKRVGGPESRLVVIVARDETVLRLKGRRPVIPEDQRRALVEALKVVDEALLGYEDMNLEAVIEKIKPDIIAVGYDQEEIEREVKRIIDERGLNLRVERIGRFGSEELNSSSKIKRRIVEDWRSL comes from the coding sequence ATGACTGTGGTGATAGCATCGGGGGTCTTCGACCTCCTCCACTACGGACATATAAGGTTTCTAGAGGAGGCTAAGAGGGTCGGGGGGCCTGAATCGAGGCTCGTGGTCATAGTCGCAAGGGATGAGACGGTCCTCAGGCTAAAGGGGAGGAGGCCCGTTATCCCAGAGGATCAACGTAGGGCCCTCGTCGAGGCTCTAAAGGTTGTGGATGAGGCCCTACTGGGCTATGAGGATATGAACCTGGAGGCTGTAATAGAGAAGATAAAGCCGGATATAATAGCAGTTGGCTATGATCAGGAGGAGATAGAGAGGGAGGTGAAGAGGATAATCGATGAGAGAGGCTTAAACCTCAGAGTTGAGAGGATCGGAAGATTCGGAAGTGAGGAGTTGAACAGCTCATCTAAGATAAAGAGGAGGATCGTGGAGGACTGGAGATCCTTATGA
- a CDS encoding NAD-dependent epimerase/dehydratase family protein: protein MEGRILVTGGAGFIGSHLVDSLMGLGLEVTVIDNLSSGKLENLSGWMDNPRFRFIHGDLLNPSGLPSLLEECEAIYHLAANPEVRVGSTEPQTHFRENIQATFNLLEAIRLSGWRGRLLFTSSSTVYGEAETPTPEDYPSLRPISIYGASKLACEALIGAYARSYGFKAVIYRLANIIGPRSQHGVLSDFVRKLEENPEELEILGDGSQTKSYLYIDDCVEALITGLETTYRPLEAVEIFNVGSTDQIDVLRIARITVEMLGLEGVRLRVTGGVAGGRGWIGDVKNMLLDVSRLKSRGWRPRYNSEQAVRLALKEILKLKASNPSRMI, encoded by the coding sequence ATGGAGGGGAGAATACTCGTCACCGGAGGGGCGGGCTTCATAGGAAGCCATCTTGTCGACTCCCTGATGGGCCTCGGACTCGAGGTCACCGTCATCGATAACCTTAGCAGCGGGAAGCTGGAGAACCTCTCGGGGTGGATGGATAACCCGAGATTCAGATTTATCCATGGAGATCTCCTGAACCCATCGGGGCTTCCAAGCCTCCTCGAGGAATGCGAAGCCATTTATCATCTAGCCGCCAACCCGGAGGTGAGGGTGGGCTCCACAGAGCCCCAAACCCATTTCAGGGAGAACATACAGGCAACCTTCAACCTACTCGAGGCCATAAGGCTGAGTGGATGGAGGGGGAGGCTTCTATTCACATCCTCCTCAACCGTCTACGGGGAGGCCGAGACCCCGACGCCGGAGGACTATCCATCCCTGAGGCCGATCTCGATCTATGGGGCGAGTAAGCTTGCATGCGAGGCCCTCATAGGAGCGTATGCCAGGAGCTATGGCTTCAAAGCCGTCATATACCGCCTTGCCAACATCATCGGGCCTAGAAGCCAGCACGGAGTCCTATCGGATTTCGTGAGGAAGCTTGAGGAGAACCCTGAGGAACTCGAGATCCTAGGCGACGGCTCTCAGACCAAGTCATACCTCTATATAGACGACTGCGTGGAGGCCCTCATAACAGGCCTCGAGACAACCTATCGCCCCTTGGAGGCAGTGGAGATCTTCAACGTAGGATCAACAGACCAGATCGATGTGCTTAGGATCGCTAGGATAACCGTGGAGATGCTGGGCCTAGAGGGGGTCAGGCTCAGGGTGACCGGCGGCGTAGCTGGGGGGAGAGGCTGGATAGGGGATGTTAAGAACATGCTTTTAGATGTGAGCAGGCTCAAGTCGAGGGGATGGAGGCCAAGATATAACAGCGAGCAGGCTGTTAGACTCGCATTGAAAGAGATCTTAAAATTAAAAGCCTCGAATCCATCAAGGATGATCTAA
- a CDS encoding dipeptidase, producing MRGKSPLEIHKEAILVDAHCDTLMQLLPEVGWGREPRKLGERSEKGHVDLPRLLEGGVDCQVFAIYTARQENEPWALRTALRMIEAFNRECSSNEGITLAQSYEEIIKANERGRVAAVLSLEGAEPLMGDPALLRIFHKLGVRMVSLTWNWRNPFADGVGSKRAESRLTEAGVEALREMERLGIVYDVSHLSDSCFWDVVELKRAPFIASHSNCRAICDHPRNLTDDMIRALAERGGVIGMNFSPSFISKNKATVERLVDHVDHIVELVGADHVGLGSDFDGISTTPEGLEDVSKMPNITRELLRRGYSEEDVKKILGENFLRVFKEVMH from the coding sequence ATGAGAGGGAAATCACCTCTCGAGATCCATAAGGAGGCGATCTTAGTCGACGCCCACTGCGACACCCTGATGCAGCTCCTTCCAGAGGTGGGATGGGGGAGGGAGCCCAGAAAGCTCGGGGAGAGGAGTGAAAAGGGACATGTGGATCTTCCGAGGCTGCTTGAGGGAGGGGTCGACTGCCAGGTCTTCGCCATATACACCGCGAGGCAGGAGAATGAGCCATGGGCCCTACGCACAGCACTAAGGATGATAGAGGCATTCAATAGGGAATGCTCTTCAAACGAGGGGATAACCTTGGCTCAAAGCTATGAGGAAATCATCAAGGCGAATGAGAGGGGTAGGGTTGCAGCGGTCCTATCCCTTGAGGGGGCTGAGCCCCTCATGGGAGACCCAGCCCTCCTGAGGATATTCCACAAGCTCGGGGTGAGGATGGTAAGCCTAACATGGAACTGGCGCAACCCATTCGCTGACGGTGTGGGCTCCAAGAGGGCTGAGAGCAGGCTGACCGAGGCAGGAGTGGAGGCGTTGAGGGAGATGGAGAGGCTCGGTATAGTCTACGATGTCTCCCACCTCAGCGACAGCTGCTTCTGGGATGTGGTGGAGCTGAAGAGGGCGCCCTTCATAGCCTCCCACTCCAATTGCAGGGCCATCTGCGACCACCCTAGAAACCTGACCGACGATATGATAAGGGCCCTGGCTGAGAGGGGTGGCGTGATAGGGATGAACTTCTCCCCATCCTTCATCTCAAAGAATAAGGCGACTGTAGAACGCCTGGTAGACCATGTAGACCACATAGTCGAGCTGGTGGGCGCCGACCATGTGGGTCTAGGCTCGGACTTCGACGGAATAAGCACAACCCCTGAGGGGCTCGAGGACGTCTCTAAGATGCCCAATATAACAAGAGAGCTTCTAAGAAGAGGATACTCCGAGGAGGATGTGAAGAAGATCCTCGGGGAGAACTTTCTAAGGGTCTTCAAAGAAGTAATGCATTAA
- a CDS encoding AAA family ATPase: MLIREVILENFMSYEYARVPLKPGLNIVVGPNGSGKSAFLQAICVALGETYTERSKRLSDLIRWGEKRARVSLLLDNSVREDGRRPIQQFDSDVIRISRTLRRDGRYSFHINQRGAQKQEVVEILRRLGFDPENMLIIMHQNMAEIFAALSPQERLRRLEEAVGFQSFRADVLEARRRLSGILSEEESLSQLLERSRETLNYWREQYERLQEKKRLQIRLSFLQREMAWSRVSELEGARRRLEEEAESAVEALKRCEEDQEQYNLQIIESNQRLKELRGMQAELIEKRVRYERDLGVYRYAIMEVKDRIAEIDSMMKSFGEWKKGLEESFKELRGRLKAGATLEDYFKLFEEVERRETETHESWIYGLKGRREEAEKQLASLEERLIEAEGKATAALEGLRRIEALMDEAGNRYIEARIQAALLKERMEGLRRRLEALRGEVERVSKSLKEAEAEALIRGARIETGRSSDEVMNEIRRVGGMLIAMADVPEEAEAMYESYSKTYKELLEKAQRVRESRVKVMEEVEERVKKWREVTRGLVEEVNLRFQSLLSRLQARGEVRLTNEMDIEEAGIDIYVGFKGGEMRLLDPYTQSGGERTTAVMAFLLSLQQKILSPFRAVDEFDLHMDPRNREVVTEFLFSTLEGSSDQYLVITPSQLVLKGGNSHIIMVHKSEGSSTVSLVKEDEGEGGQV, translated from the coding sequence ATGCTGATCCGAGAGGTTATTCTGGAGAACTTCATGTCCTACGAGTATGCAAGGGTTCCCCTAAAACCAGGTCTCAACATAGTTGTAGGCCCTAACGGCTCGGGGAAGTCGGCCTTCCTCCAAGCCATCTGCGTAGCCCTTGGGGAGACCTACACTGAGCGCTCCAAAAGGCTTAGCGACCTAATAAGGTGGGGGGAGAAGAGAGCTCGGGTGAGCCTCCTCCTAGACAACTCCGTCAGGGAGGATGGCAGGAGGCCCATTCAACAATTCGACTCCGACGTGATCAGGATATCGAGAACCCTGAGGAGGGACGGCAGGTATAGCTTCCACATCAACCAGCGTGGGGCTCAGAAGCAGGAGGTTGTCGAGATCCTCAGGCGTCTAGGATTCGACCCGGAAAACATGCTGATAATAATGCATCAGAATATGGCCGAGATCTTCGCAGCCCTCTCCCCACAGGAGAGGCTGAGGAGGTTGGAGGAGGCCGTTGGATTCCAGTCCTTCAGGGCCGATGTCCTAGAGGCTAGGAGAAGGCTTAGCGGGATCCTAAGCGAGGAGGAGAGCCTCAGCCAGCTCCTTGAGAGGTCAAGAGAGACGCTGAACTACTGGAGGGAGCAGTACGAGAGGCTTCAAGAGAAGAAGAGGCTGCAGATACGCCTGAGCTTCCTGCAGAGGGAGATGGCGTGGAGCAGGGTCTCAGAGCTCGAGGGGGCGAGGAGGAGGCTTGAGGAGGAGGCCGAATCAGCAGTCGAGGCTCTAAAGAGGTGTGAGGAAGACCAGGAGCAGTACAACCTTCAGATCATAGAATCTAACCAGCGGCTTAAGGAGTTGAGGGGTATGCAGGCCGAGCTGATAGAGAAGAGGGTGAGATACGAGAGGGATCTAGGGGTCTACAGGTACGCAATAATGGAGGTAAAGGATCGAATAGCCGAGATCGATAGCATGATGAAGTCCTTTGGGGAGTGGAAGAAGGGCCTCGAGGAGAGCTTCAAGGAGCTAAGGGGGAGGCTGAAGGCAGGTGCAACCCTAGAGGACTACTTCAAGCTCTTCGAGGAGGTGGAGAGGAGGGAGACTGAGACCCACGAGAGTTGGATCTACGGGCTAAAGGGCAGGAGGGAGGAGGCTGAGAAGCAGCTGGCCTCACTGGAGGAGAGGCTTATAGAGGCTGAGGGGAAGGCAACCGCGGCCCTGGAGGGGTTGAGAAGGATAGAAGCCCTAATGGATGAGGCTGGCAACCGCTACATAGAGGCGAGGATCCAGGCGGCCCTCCTGAAGGAGCGAATGGAGGGTCTCAGGAGAAGGCTCGAAGCTCTAAGGGGAGAGGTTGAAAGGGTCTCTAAAAGCCTCAAGGAGGCTGAGGCTGAGGCCCTGATAAGAGGAGCCAGAATAGAGACCGGGAGATCCTCTGATGAGGTCATGAACGAGATCAGGAGGGTTGGGGGGATGCTCATAGCCATGGCAGACGTCCCAGAAGAGGCGGAGGCGATGTACGAATCTTACTCGAAGACATACAAGGAACTATTGGAGAAGGCTCAAAGGGTTAGAGAGAGCAGGGTCAAGGTGATGGAGGAGGTGGAGGAGAGGGTCAAGAAGTGGAGGGAGGTGACCAGAGGCCTAGTAGAAGAGGTTAACCTAAGGTTCCAGAGCCTCCTATCCCGCCTCCAAGCCAGGGGAGAGGTGAGGCTGACGAATGAGATGGATATAGAGGAGGCGGGCATTGACATATATGTGGGATTTAAGGGCGGGGAGATGAGGCTTCTAGACCCCTACACACAGAGCGGAGGGGAGAGAACCACCGCGGTTATGGCTTTCCTCCTCTCCCTACAGCAGAAGATCCTATCCCCATTCAGGGCTGTAGACGAGTTCGACCTCCATATGGATCCGAGGAACAGGGAGGTCGTCACCGAGTTCCTCTTCTCAACGTTGGAGGGCTCCTCAGACCAGTATCTGGTCATAACCCCGAGCCAACTTGTTTTGAAGGGTGGCAACTCACACATAATAATGGTCCATAAATCTGAGGGCTCATCAACGGTAAGTCTGGTGAAGGAGGATGAGGGAGAGGGAGGCCAGGTCTGA
- a CDS encoding DEAD/DEAH box helicase family protein translates to MVHLRFEKGELIAEGFSIPGGVYDKDIRAYRAPAYRYGELIDYLKRWHIDYIDEALKAPDPIGLSSRIVLRDYQRRALEAWMASGRRGIIILPTGSGKTQIAIKAIEMLGASTLIVVPTLVLVEQWRRRLEEAFSIEIGVVGGGRYKINPLTVATYESASIRAEHLGDRFLMLVFDEVHHLSAPTFKRIGEMYLAPYRMGLTARLGRTGRGGLEASELTGEVVFEMAVEDLAGVHLSDYTIHTIYVPLSEQEAREYEANFSIYREYIRRRGMSMRSQDDFQRFIRLSGFDPEARRALLARNKAMEVALNSEEKIRHLKRILEENPWEKVLIFTQHNSLVYRISREMLIPAITHQTPQREREEILERFKSGQYMRVVTSRILEEGVDVPDASVAIILSGTGSSREFIQRLGRILRKREGKHARLYELVSRGTAEARLSRRRKA, encoded by the coding sequence TTGGTACACTTAAGATTCGAGAAGGGTGAGCTGATCGCTGAGGGCTTCTCCATACCCGGAGGGGTCTATGATAAGGATATCCGAGCCTATCGAGCTCCCGCCTACCGCTATGGAGAACTCATCGATTATCTCAAAAGGTGGCACATCGATTATATAGATGAGGCCCTTAAGGCCCCAGACCCTATAGGCCTCTCCTCCCGCATCGTCCTCCGAGACTATCAGAGGAGGGCTCTCGAGGCCTGGATGGCCTCTGGGAGGAGGGGGATCATCATCCTACCCACCGGATCCGGGAAGACCCAGATAGCTATAAAAGCCATTGAAATGCTTGGGGCCTCCACCCTCATAGTTGTCCCCACCCTCGTACTTGTGGAGCAGTGGCGTAGGAGGCTAGAGGAGGCTTTCAGTATCGAGATAGGGGTGGTGGGGGGAGGGAGGTATAAGATAAACCCCCTCACCGTGGCCACATACGAATCGGCAAGTATTAGGGCTGAGCATCTCGGGGACAGGTTCTTAATGCTCGTCTTCGACGAGGTCCACCATCTCTCCGCCCCCACCTTTAAAAGGATAGGTGAGATGTACCTCGCCCCCTATAGGATGGGGTTGACGGCGAGGCTTGGGAGGACAGGCCGCGGAGGCCTCGAGGCCTCAGAGCTGACTGGTGAGGTAGTCTTCGAGATGGCGGTTGAAGACCTCGCGGGGGTGCACCTCTCGGACTACACGATCCACACCATCTATGTACCCTTATCGGAGCAGGAGGCCAGGGAGTATGAGGCCAATTTCTCCATCTATAGAGAATACATAAGGAGAAGGGGAATGAGCATGAGAAGCCAGGATGACTTTCAGAGGTTCATCAGGCTGAGTGGATTCGACCCAGAGGCGAGGAGGGCCCTCCTGGCCAGGAACAAAGCTATGGAGGTTGCCCTGAACTCCGAGGAGAAGATCAGGCATCTTAAAAGGATTCTAGAGGAGAACCCCTGGGAGAAGGTGTTAATATTCACCCAGCATAACAGCCTCGTCTACAGGATAAGCAGGGAGATGCTCATCCCAGCCATAACCCACCAGACCCCTCAGAGGGAGAGGGAGGAGATCCTCGAGAGGTTCAAGTCAGGCCAATATATGAGGGTGGTTACAAGCAGGATCCTCGAGGAGGGAGTTGATGTGCCCGACGCCTCCGTGGCCATAATCCTAAGCGGGACCGGGAGCAGCAGGGAGTTCATCCAGCGACTGGGGAGGATCCTCAGGAAGAGGGAGGGGAAGCACGCCAGGCTCTATGAGCTCGTATCCAGGGGAACCGCTGAGGCCCGTCTAAGCAGGAGGAGGAAGGCTTGA